A window of the Arachis duranensis cultivar V14167 chromosome 5, aradu.V14167.gnm2.J7QH, whole genome shotgun sequence genome harbors these coding sequences:
- the LOC107491476 gene encoding NAC domain-containing protein 26-like, with translation MNTFCHVPPGFRFHPTDEELVDYYLRKKVNSCRIDLDVIKDVDLYKIEPWDLQELCRLGTEEQNEWYFFSHKDKKYPTGTRTNRATAAGFWKATGRDKAIYSKHDLIGMRKTLVFYKGRAPNGLKSDWIMHEYRLETDQTSAATPHEEGWVVCRVFKKRVTSIMRKMSDHDSPSCTWYDDSSFMHQQPDHFDNSCSSSSKHQLIPNNNCDVFYQQQNNNLPLHHLPLLHQTAALSNHNNNPIMAPPFAAINNNETTAFQEQGKSLIHHQALLYGNLNEEQASSSAAAADWRLVDKFVSSQLREDHHVSKQELMMPENNNNNNNDNGASTSNSSCPIMDVWK, from the exons ATGAATACATTTTGTCATGTTCCACCGGGTTTTAGGTTCCATCCAACGGATGAAGAACTCGTTGATTACTACCTTAGAAAAAAAGTTAATTCATGTAGGATTGACCTTGATGTCATCAAAGATGTTGACCTCTACAAAATCGAACCCTGGGATCTTCAAG AGCTATGCAGACTAGGAACAGAAGAGCAAAATGAGTGGTACTTCTTTAgccataaagataaaaaatatccaACAGGAACTCGCACAAATAGAGCAACTGCAGCAGGGTTTTGGAAAGCAACAGGGAGGGACAAAGCTATATATTCCAAGCATGACTTGATTGGGATGAGAAAGACTCTCGTCTTCTACAAAGGTCGAGCCCCTAATGGCCTCAAATCTGATTGGATTATGCACGAATATCGTCTTGAAACCGATCAAACTTCGGCTGCTACTCCTCACGAAGAAGGATGGGTTGTGTGTAGAGTGTTCAAGAAGAGAGTGACTTCCATTATGCGTAAGATGAGTGATCATGATTCCCCTTCCTGCACTTGGTATGATGACTCCTCTTTCATGCACCAACAACCAGATCACTTTGAcaactcttgttcttcttcatcaaaGCACCAACTAATCCCTAATAATAACTGTGATGTCTTCTACCAACAACAAAATAACAACTTGCCTCTTCATCATCTTCCACTTCTTCATCAAACTGCTGCTCTTTccaatcataataataatccaATCATGGCACCACCATTTGCTGctattaataataatgaaacTACTGCTTTTCAAGAACAAGGGAAAAGCTTAATTCATCATCAGGCACTACTCTATGGAAATTTAAATGAAGagcaagcttcttcttcagctgCTGCTGCTGATTGGAGACTTGTTGACAAGTTTGTTTCATCACAGCTTAGAGAAGATCATCATGTCTCCAAACAAGAATTGATGATgccagaaaataataataataataataatgataatggtGCCTCAACATCAAACTCAAGCTGTCCAATAATGGACGTGTGGAAATAG
- the LOC107491475 gene encoding pectinesterase-like produces MGRTMVIIRLLLLVSSLVLSASRRIPSSSHSSGNIDWWCNLTPHPGTCKYYLGKSNQQHTTIIKHKTELRSMLVKSALEEATIMQKEAHGLDQNLIKTKNHEAVHGDCLKLYDDTIFHLKRTLECLNNNNCLAVDAQTWLSTALTNIQTCQTGAQELSVQDFKVPSKNTNVTEMVRNSLAINLDFVKMMKQQPQANRTLAEAEVEGEEEEAEDDFPSWFSGHERRLLQSSAIKAHVVVAKDGSGNFKTVQEALNAAAKRTVKTSRFVIHVTKGVYKENIEVEKNNDNVMLVGDGMRNTIISGSRSSQDGYTTYSSATAGIDGLHFIARDITFQNTAGPRKGQAVALRSASDLSVFYKCGIVGYQDTLMAHAQRQFYRQCYIYGTVDFIFGNAAVVFQNCHIFARKPLDGQANTITAQGRGDPFQNTGISIHKSVIKAAPDLVPVLDKVQTFLGRPWQQNARVVVMRTYLDSLISPLGWDEWNGSDFAKDTLYFGEYENSGPASDTSKRVKWPGFHVISNPKEASQFTVTSLLAGRTWLPTTSVPFSSGL; encoded by the coding sequence ATGGGAAGAACAATGGTCATCATCAGGCTGTTATTGCTGGTATCTTCACTTGTCTTATCAGCATCAAGAAGAATAccttcttcttctcattcttctggTAACATTGATTGGTGGTGCAACCTAACGCCACACCCTGGAACATGCAAGTATTACTTAGGTAAAAGCAACCAACAGCACACAACAATAATCAAGCACAAAACCGAGTTGAGGAGCATGCTTGTGAAATCTGCATTAGAGGAAGCAACCATCATGCAAAAGGAAGCACACGGTTTGGACCAAAACTTGATCAAGACAAAGAACCATGAAGCTGTGCATGGCGATTGCTTGAAGCTCTACGACGACACCATCTTCCATCTCAAGCGTACCCTCGAATGCCTTAACAACAACAACTGTTTAGCGGTTGATGCACAGACATGGCTCAGCACTGCTCTCACAAACATCCAAACGTGTCAAACGGGTGCACAAGAACTCAGCGTTCAAGATTTCAAGGTTCCATCTAAGAACACCAACGTCACTGAGATGGTGAGGAACAGCTTAGCCATCAACTTGGATTTTGTCAAGATGATGAAGCAACAACCACAAGCAAATCGCACATTAGCAGAAGCAGAAgtagagggagaagaagaagaagcagaagacgaTTTTCCGAGCTGGTTTTCCGGTCACGAAAGGAGGCTTCTTCAATCTAGCGCGATAAAGGCTCACGTTGTGGTGGCGAAAGACGGATCGGGGAATTTCAAGACGGTGCAAGAAGCGCTGAACGCGGCGGCGAAGAGAACCGTGAAAACAAGCAGATTTGTAATACACGTGACAAAAGGAGTATACAAAGAAAACATAGAGGTGGAGAAAAACAACGATAACGTGATGCTGGTTGGTGACGGCATGAGAAACACCATCATTAGCGGCAGCAGAAGTTCTCAAGACGGTTACACAACATACAGCTCCGCAACCGCCGGCATAGATGGGCTTCACTTCATCGCAAGAGACATCACTTTCCAAAACACCGCGGGCCCACGCAAGGGCCAAGCTGTGGCCCTGAGATCCGCCTCCGACCTCTCTGTGTTCTACAAGTGCGGCATTGTGGGCTACCAAGACACGCTCATGGCCCACGCCCAGCGCCAGTTCTACAGACAGTGCTACATCTACGGCACCGTTGACTTCATCTTCGGCAACGCCGCCGTGGTCTTTCAAAACTGTCACATATTTGCAAGAAAGCCCCTGGATGGGCAGGCCAACACTATCACCGCACAGGGCCGAGGGGATCCCTTCCAGAACACCGGCATCTCCATCCACAAATCCGTTATCAAAGCCGCACCCGATCTCGTTCCTGTTTTGGACAAGGTTCAGACCTTCTTGGGCCGGCCCTGGCAGCAGAACGCTAGGGTTGTTGTTATGAGGACTTACTTGGACTCTCTAATAAGCCCATTGGGCTGGGATGAATGGAATGGATCTGACTTTGCCAAGGATACTTTATATTTTGGAGAGTATGAGAATTCTGGGCCTGCTTCCGATACAAGCAAAAGAGTGAAGTGGCCCGGTTTTCATGTGATATCAAACCCAAAAGAGGCTTCACAATTCACTGTGACTTCTCTTCTTGCTGGTCGCACCTGGTTGCCTACCACATCTGTTCCCTTCAGCTCTGGCCTCTGA